The Streptomyces sp. NL15-2K genome contains a region encoding:
- a CDS encoding HNH endonuclease, translating into MSVPFLRRLHTHLADTAQVAWFNRRCRGCGAQLDPASQNDSCSEMCQPTAKSVVPAFVTSTPAARIHSFRFTSASRALPGTHFEDVDPLDIIEAADWHCELCGGEIPKEVDRYDPQAATVDHHMPLALGGHHVRSNMRAAHRRCNLSKNSMHPDDLNAGQ; encoded by the coding sequence GTGAGCGTTCCGTTCTTGCGGCGTCTGCACACGCATCTCGCTGACACCGCACAGGTGGCCTGGTTCAATCGACGTTGTCGGGGCTGCGGCGCGCAACTCGATCCCGCGTCCCAGAACGACTCCTGCAGCGAGATGTGCCAGCCCACGGCCAAGAGCGTGGTTCCCGCGTTTGTCACCAGCACGCCGGCGGCCCGCATCCATAGCTTCCGGTTCACCTCCGCCTCTCGGGCCCTGCCCGGAACACACTTCGAAGACGTCGACCCCCTCGACATCATCGAAGCGGCAGACTGGCACTGTGAGCTATGCGGCGGCGAGATACCCAAGGAGGTCGACCGCTACGACCCGCAGGCCGCGACCGTGGACCACCACATGCCGCTCGCCCTCGGCGGGCACCACGTGCGGAGCAACATGCGTGCGGCGCACCGCCGGTGCAACCTCAGCAAGAACTCCATGCATCCGGACGATTTGAACGCCGGTCAGTAA